In Stieleria varia, one genomic interval encodes:
- a CDS encoding DUF1501 domain-containing protein: MNISRRDLLKSTSAGFGYVAFAGLTAANARRGLATDAGVAVGESQNPLAAKQPHFPARAKRVIFLCMQGGPSHVDTFDYKPRLALDHGKRGLYGGSLLKSPWQFRQHGDSGLWISDLFSNVAEHADDMCLLRSMHCDQPVHPGAMTQMHTGTAQFVRPSLGAWTLYGLGTENDSLPGFVSLSPPSGSSRNYGSAFLPAIYGGTKVGRGSRFAQGMASQETVPDIKNPNLSDRQQRTQLDFIQALNRDKAKRQPDHPGVEGVIESYELAFRMQSAMPELMDTSDESSQTLAMYGADGGPTATFGKQCLLARRFAEAGVRFIEVTHGNWDQHVRLSADHQARAEACDKPIAGLLADLKQRDLLKDTLVIWGGEFGRTPSGQNGDGRNHNNKGYTIWMAGGGVKGGMSYGATDEHGFEAVENKCHVHDWHATILHLLGLDHEQLTYRYAGRDFRLTDVYGDVAHDIIA, encoded by the coding sequence ATGAATATTTCACGACGCGACTTGCTGAAATCCACTTCGGCCGGATTCGGCTATGTGGCGTTCGCCGGGCTGACGGCTGCCAACGCTCGACGCGGTCTCGCCACCGATGCAGGTGTGGCCGTGGGAGAAAGTCAGAATCCATTGGCGGCAAAACAGCCGCACTTTCCCGCTCGCGCCAAACGCGTGATCTTTCTGTGCATGCAGGGCGGACCGTCGCATGTGGACACCTTTGACTACAAACCACGACTAGCGTTGGACCACGGCAAACGTGGTTTGTACGGCGGCTCTCTGTTGAAATCACCTTGGCAGTTTCGCCAGCATGGCGACAGCGGTTTGTGGATTTCGGATTTGTTCTCCAACGTCGCCGAGCACGCCGACGACATGTGCTTGCTGCGTTCGATGCATTGTGATCAACCGGTCCACCCCGGCGCGATGACGCAGATGCACACCGGGACGGCCCAGTTCGTGCGTCCCTCCTTGGGTGCCTGGACGCTTTACGGTTTGGGAACCGAGAACGATAGTCTGCCCGGCTTCGTCTCGCTCAGCCCACCCTCGGGCAGTTCTCGTAACTACGGCAGCGCGTTCTTGCCCGCAATCTACGGGGGCACCAAAGTCGGTCGCGGCAGCCGATTCGCGCAAGGCATGGCGAGTCAAGAAACGGTCCCCGATATCAAGAACCCAAATCTATCCGATCGCCAACAACGCACCCAGTTGGATTTCATCCAAGCACTCAATCGCGACAAAGCAAAGCGACAACCCGATCATCCGGGCGTCGAGGGCGTGATCGAATCTTATGAATTGGCATTCCGCATGCAGAGCGCGATGCCGGAATTGATGGACACGTCCGACGAGTCCTCGCAAACACTGGCGATGTACGGTGCCGATGGCGGCCCCACCGCAACGTTCGGCAAACAATGTTTGTTGGCTCGACGATTTGCAGAAGCCGGCGTGCGTTTCATCGAAGTCACCCACGGAAACTGGGATCAACACGTGCGTCTCTCTGCAGACCACCAAGCACGCGCGGAAGCCTGTGACAAACCGATCGCAGGCCTGCTGGCAGACCTCAAACAACGAGATTTGCTGAAGGACACGTTGGTGATTTGGGGCGGTGAGTTCGGTCGAACACCGTCGGGCCAAAACGGCGACGGCCGCAACCACAACAACAAAGGCTACACGATTTGGATGGCCGGCGGCGGAGTCAAAGGCGGGATGAGCTACGGTGCCACCGATGAACATGGTTTCGAAGCGGTCGAGAACAAGTGCCACGTACACGACTGGCACGCCACGATCCTGCACCTGTTGGGCTTGGATCACGAACAACTGACGTACCGTTACGCCGGTCGCGACTTCCGTCTGACCGACGTCTACGGCGACGTCGCCCACGACATCATTGCATAG
- a CDS encoding PSD1 and planctomycete cytochrome C domain-containing protein, with the protein MKSQRGTVAYAAILVLLLCLAPTSTAQDAITDEMGESVEQVITPEQLKFFETNIRPVMIRECYGCHSNQSGQARGGLRLDTRSLTHLGGDSGPGIVPGNLEESLIYNAITHTDFVMPPKRKLSDREIADFREWIEMGAPDPRVTKIAEIKSQITSEDIQEAKESFWAYKPTAKTTTPVVNDASWSRTDIDRHVLGKLESVDLQPAPDAPSYKILRRLCFDIVGLPPTPQQITWFEKAWQSDPDQAIATTLDRLLEKEQFGERWGRHWLDVARYGESTGREVNTTYPHAWRYRDYVIDSFNDDKPFDRFIQEQIAGDLLPVQDDQQWTENLIATTFLAMGTKNVNEQSGVQFNADLIDEQIDTTTRVFLGTSVACARCHDHKFDPIRQTDYYAMAGIFASTKTYFGNPPSKYGTPVTPQSRRISSLILLPVQDPNPFDKSYTASELEDLHDQMRDLQSQLANLRRDSGSAQNGINQRIRIGNQMAEVSAKLGVVDENGNPLSYCMGVQDSPSPRDARVLVRGEIDQPAQVVPRGIPDALSDQPLSIDADESGRLELARWIASPDNPLTARVMVNRIWKHLLGQGLVTSTENFGATGTAPSHPELLDHLAIEFVNSGWSVKSLIRRIVTSRVYRMDTTFDQRSHQYDPDNALLWHANAKRLDAESLRDAMLSICGELDTQRPRGSDVAQAGYMRVRGETLADPREMVRTVTQEVIEQKREEYRERIGEAMRQRFAQRGGTFRGRPGPSGRPSQAAQAIVDGEMGRQMQRETMQAVAEQVAKKVSLDKVDANYRSVYLPIVRDLVPRSLDVFDFADASMVIGDRESSNTPNQALYMMNNPLVLRASESFAERLTQNASRVGDQITQAFLLAYGRPPTAGEKQASADFLRSFSKSAEQRSSNPTGRGDSDLSVMAAFCQSLFAAAEFRYLD; encoded by the coding sequence TTGAAGTCTCAAAGAGGTACCGTCGCCTACGCCGCAATCCTCGTCTTATTGCTATGTCTTGCTCCCACATCGACCGCTCAGGACGCGATAACCGACGAAATGGGCGAATCGGTCGAACAAGTGATCACGCCAGAGCAGTTGAAATTCTTTGAGACCAACATTCGACCGGTGATGATCCGCGAGTGTTACGGTTGCCACTCCAACCAGTCCGGCCAAGCCCGAGGCGGACTGCGGCTGGATACCCGATCGCTGACTCATCTGGGTGGCGACAGCGGTCCTGGAATCGTTCCCGGCAACCTGGAGGAAAGCCTGATCTACAACGCGATCACGCACACGGATTTTGTGATGCCGCCCAAACGCAAGTTGAGTGATCGTGAGATCGCCGACTTTCGAGAATGGATCGAGATGGGCGCGCCCGATCCCCGCGTGACCAAAATCGCGGAGATCAAATCACAGATCACCAGCGAAGACATCCAAGAAGCCAAGGAATCCTTTTGGGCATACAAACCGACTGCCAAGACCACCACTCCGGTCGTCAATGATGCCTCGTGGTCGCGAACCGATATCGATCGACACGTCCTGGGAAAACTGGAGTCGGTCGATTTGCAACCAGCCCCCGACGCACCGTCCTACAAAATCTTGCGACGACTCTGCTTTGACATCGTCGGATTGCCTCCCACGCCGCAACAGATCACGTGGTTCGAAAAAGCATGGCAGTCGGATCCCGATCAAGCCATCGCGACAACATTGGACCGCTTGTTGGAAAAGGAACAGTTCGGCGAACGCTGGGGACGCCACTGGCTGGACGTTGCCCGCTACGGGGAATCGACCGGACGCGAAGTCAACACGACGTATCCGCACGCCTGGCGGTACCGAGACTACGTCATCGACTCGTTCAACGATGACAAGCCATTCGACCGCTTCATCCAAGAACAAATCGCCGGCGACCTGTTGCCCGTCCAAGACGATCAGCAGTGGACGGAAAACTTGATCGCGACGACCTTCCTGGCAATGGGTACCAAGAACGTGAACGAACAAAGCGGTGTGCAGTTCAACGCCGATTTGATCGACGAACAAATCGATACCACGACACGTGTCTTTTTGGGCACCTCGGTCGCTTGTGCACGTTGCCATGATCACAAGTTTGACCCGATCCGCCAAACGGACTACTACGCGATGGCCGGGATCTTTGCCAGCACCAAAACTTATTTCGGTAACCCGCCGTCCAAGTACGGTACTCCCGTGACGCCGCAGTCACGTCGCATCAGCAGCTTGATCCTGTTGCCCGTCCAAGACCCCAATCCGTTCGACAAGTCCTACACCGCCTCGGAACTGGAGGACTTGCACGATCAGATGCGAGACTTGCAAAGCCAGCTCGCCAATCTGCGTCGCGACTCCGGCTCGGCCCAGAACGGGATCAATCAACGCATCCGCATCGGCAACCAAATGGCAGAAGTCTCCGCAAAGTTGGGCGTCGTTGACGAAAACGGCAACCCGCTCAGCTACTGCATGGGCGTTCAAGACTCGCCAAGCCCCCGCGACGCCCGCGTTTTGGTTCGCGGCGAAATCGATCAACCCGCGCAAGTCGTTCCTCGTGGTATTCCCGATGCACTTTCCGATCAACCACTTTCGATCGACGCCGACGAAAGCGGTCGCTTGGAACTGGCCCGCTGGATCGCCAGTCCAGACAACCCACTGACCGCCCGCGTGATGGTCAATCGCATCTGGAAACACTTGCTCGGCCAAGGACTCGTGACCTCCACGGAAAACTTCGGTGCCACCGGAACCGCACCGTCGCATCCCGAATTGCTGGATCACTTGGCGATCGAGTTCGTCAACTCGGGTTGGTCTGTCAAATCTCTGATTCGCCGAATCGTCACGTCACGCGTCTATCGAATGGACACGACCTTCGACCAACGCAGCCATCAATACGACCCCGACAACGCCTTGCTGTGGCACGCCAACGCAAAACGTCTGGATGCTGAGTCGCTACGAGATGCGATGCTGAGCATCTGTGGCGAGCTGGACACCCAACGGCCGCGTGGCTCCGACGTCGCCCAAGCCGGTTACATGCGTGTGCGTGGTGAAACACTCGCCGATCCGCGTGAAATGGTTCGAACCGTGACACAGGAAGTCATCGAGCAGAAACGCGAGGAGTATCGCGAGAGAATTGGTGAAGCCATGCGACAACGCTTCGCTCAGCGAGGCGGAACATTTCGAGGCAGGCCCGGTCCATCTGGAAGGCCCAGTCAAGCAGCACAAGCCATAGTGGACGGCGAAATGGGTCGACAGATGCAGCGAGAAACGATGCAGGCAGTCGCCGAACAAGTCGCCAAGAAAGTCTCGCTCGATAAAGTCGACGCGAATTACCGAAGCGTTTACTTGCCGATCGTTCGTGACCTGGTCCCCCGCTCGCTCGACGTGTTCGATTTCGCGGACGCCAGCATGGTGATCGGAGATCGTGAATCGTCCAACACTCCCAATCAAGCCCTATACATGATGAACAATCCGCTGGTGCTGAGAGCCAGCGAATCGTTTGCGGAGCGATTGACTCAAAACGCCAGTCGCGTCGGAGACCAGATCACGCAAGCCTTCCTGCTGGCGTACGGTCGACCGCCGACCGCCGGCGAGAAACAAGCGTCTGCGGATTTCCTGCGCAGCTTCAGCAAATCAGCCGAGCAACGTTCCAGCAATCCAACCGGTCGCGGCGATTCTGATTTGTCCGTGATGGCCGCGTTTTGCCAGTCGCTGTTCGCCGCCGCCGAGTTCCGATACTTGGATTAG
- a CDS encoding sigma-70 family RNA polymerase sigma factor: MATADRFMNATDRPTDELIDRMRSGDTDALAEVFSQCQDRLRRIIRFRLDYRIAGRISDSDVLQESYLAAAKRLQHFAADSEMDPFLWLRLITSQKLVDLHRQHVAAERRDVRREISIADQPMSAATSVAIAAHLIGGDPTASKLLEQAERINRLEQTLNEMDATDREVIALRHFEELSNVETAAVLGIEPPAASKRYVRAMRRLSELMASLQPSQSE, translated from the coding sequence ATGGCAACCGCAGATCGATTCATGAACGCCACCGACCGACCCACCGATGAGCTGATCGACCGAATGCGGTCGGGGGACACCGATGCGCTGGCGGAGGTTTTTTCACAGTGCCAAGACCGCTTGCGACGGATCATTCGATTCCGATTGGATTATCGGATCGCTGGGCGGATCTCCGACTCGGACGTGCTGCAGGAGTCCTATTTGGCAGCGGCAAAGCGTTTGCAGCACTTCGCCGCAGACAGCGAGATGGATCCCTTTCTCTGGTTGCGATTGATCACCAGTCAGAAACTTGTCGATCTGCATCGTCAACACGTCGCGGCGGAGCGACGCGATGTTCGTCGTGAGATCTCGATCGCCGATCAGCCGATGTCCGCGGCGACTTCGGTTGCGATCGCCGCGCATCTGATCGGGGGCGATCCGACCGCCAGCAAGTTGCTGGAGCAAGCCGAGCGGATCAATCGATTAGAGCAAACGCTGAACGAAATGGACGCGACGGATCGAGAAGTCATCGCGTTGCGACATTTCGAAGAGCTCTCCAACGTGGAGACGGCCGCCGTGCTCGGGATCGAACCGCCCGCGGCGAGCAAGCGATACGTTCGGGCCATGCGTCGCCTAAGCGAACTGATGGCAAGTTTGCAACCCAGTCAGTCGGAGTGA